The Lasioglossum baleicum chromosome 12, iyLasBale1, whole genome shotgun sequence genome includes a region encoding these proteins:
- the LOC143214599 gene encoding exportin-4 isoform X2, translating into MAEQIINKLEKAAQVILAPPNLSTVEQRQSADEVFLNFRKTKSPYQLCRQILETNTNDYILFEAAGLLKIALVEEWSNLPKEDISALRQYLLHYTINKPQLAPYIKGKILQVIAIIIKRNRSNDSGQEQQQFLDQVENLIMTGDLARKVLGCNLISAVLQEYKFDAKTSNIGYSMEIHYAEKVAFERENVKRIFKFCLGILDELIKKDAQDDTLALLKHLLPILETIFTWPIICKMLRYNIFNNMLDDEHVDLRLDESWQDVILPPRVQDLFFTLYWKIRGNPQLAHLARICLVQLGTLDGPIFSSKEMKIEYFSNYTRRFLEFITNIAIIDQEAPGIARIVENLTKFVSKNFTTLPEDMVKAFMEQLCRLTCLYVENSAQEEFLYASECLYSEGLDILFGVWIGISSKDVNFLPNEKGIFDEFCKQSFTRIFTTYVQCHLCPPEGVRNLDEKDLNKKEDENEEDDKDRFKEKLQAIGCFGREILNHSLSLLSHLIKDRTSKLREILNKLVGQVDSLSTLNDTYACKLYEDIHWLLLISGHVLCMESIGEIALIPSEINDYSKEQANQGKVDINVTSQLLVASENVSSDLNVAVESVDHVIHFVTDIFRLCAIEKTAISVRLDSILSPVLSCTILWFLNRWANSYLLPRESYEVPSTTFLEVFGEGSSGATWAINFLLDKIEYSINAFRSEPTIMHETIKLLKSLVVSQKKAPEILKSERFRPIWNMAVRGQYDFPSEVKRGLIQVVIVCIFADPDSKKEGGYWPQALLQPLRDRCIQITSDEKFLKSYQQEEIKFQIIDILERFIGVAQGCQHVLSSSKILIQYMFPVLEKLPNLLSLYHNYQQIVQLILELLSECSRVTIPLHLSVTEESQIHQVFLNTMKSYIRYNNNRFAINLDEEDNYQDIQFIMEMLYDLSLSATMLVDVFLCGLNIITPIVTINLLQFPILCSLYYKMITSFCANFSDKACSLPPELMRPMLESLEWGLFSTINGIPWLCCNIISYLAEHIYSHTPNDHPRNQMLAPFLKLLMTALFTQEIDEGFISAAHHPLYHLIICYQEEYKQLVQNILGAQSDQQIVHRLADAFTKLTANPYSTSVNYEDTIVSVRLILMVK; encoded by the exons ATGGCAGAACAAATAATTAACAAATTAGAAAAAGCTGCACAAGTCATATTA GCACCGCCGAATTTATCTACGGTAGAACAACGACAATCCGCGGACGAagttttcttaaattttcgaaaaactaaATCTCCTTATCAGCTCTGTCGCCAAATTTTAGAAACAAATACAAACGATTATATTCTTTTCGAGGCAGCAGGTCTTTTAAAAATAGCATTGGTAGAAGAATGGTCGAATTTACCCAAGGAAGATATTTCCGCTTTAAGGCAATACCTTTTGCACTATACAATTAATAAACCACAGTTGGCGCCGTATATCAAAGGGAAAATATTGCAAGTTATCGCAATTATAATCAAAAGAAACAGATCCAATGATTCCGGACAAGAACAGCAACAGTTTTTGGACCAAGTCGAAAACCTAATAATGACTGGCGACTTAGCAAGA AAAGTTTTAGGCTGTAATCTTATATCGGCTGTATTGCAAGAATACAAGTTCGATGCTAAAACTTCGAATATTGGTTATTCGATGGAGATTCATTACGCCGAAAAGGTAGCATTTGAAAgagaaaatgtaaaaagaattttCAAGTTCTGTCTTGGAATACTCGACGAGTTGATTAAGAAGGATGCGCAAGATGATACGCTGGCACTTCTCAAACATTTACTTCCAATTTTAGAAACCATATTTACTTGGCCGATAATATGTAAAATGTTACGATATAATAT ATTCAACAATATGCTCGACGACGAGCATGTGGACTTACGGCTGGACGAAAGCTGGCAGGACGTAATATTGCCTCCGCGTGTACAGGATTTATTTTTTACATTGTACTGGAAAATCCGAGGTAATCCACAATTAGCACATTTAGCGAGGATCTGTCTAGTACAGTTAGGGACTCTGGATGGTCCAATATTTTCATCTaaagaaatgaaaatagaataCTTTTCTAATTACACTCGGAGATTTTTGGAGTTTATAACAAATATTGCAATCATTGACCAAGAAGCGCCTGGAATTGCTCGGATTGTCGAAAATTTGACTAAATTTGTTAGTAAAAATTTTACAACTTTACCCGAAGACATGGTAAAAGCGTTTATGGAACAGTTGTGTAGATTAACGTGTCTATACGTGGAAAATTCGGCGCAAGAAGAATTT TTGTATGCAAGCGAGTGTTTATACTCGGAGGGTTTAGACATTTTATTTGGAGTATGGATAGGTATTTCGTCGAAAGATGTGAATTTTTTACCGAACGAAAAAGGGATTTTTGACGAATTTTGCAAACAAAGTTTTACGCGAATATTTACCACGTACGTTCAATGCCATTTGTGTCCACCGGAAGGTGTGAGAAATCTAGACGAGAAAGACCTTAACAAGAAAGAAGATGAAAACGAGGAAGACGATAAAGATAGATTTAAGGAAAAATTGCAAGCGATCG GTTGTTTCGGAAGAGAGATATTAAATCATTCTCTTTCGTTATTGTCGCATTTAATAAAAGACCGTACCTCGAAACTACGTGAAATTCTGAACAAATTAGTGGGACAAGTTGACTCGTTAAGTACATTAAATGATACTTATGCATGTAAATTGTACGAAGATATACACTGGCTGTTACTTATATCGGGTCACGTACTTTGCATGGAATCTATCGGCGAGATTGCTTTAATACCTTCGGAAATAAACGATTACAGTAAGGAACAG GCAAACCAAGGAAAAGTCGATATAAATGTTACGTCGCAACTTTTAGTAGCTTCGGAGAATGTTTCTTCGGATCTGAACGTTGCCGTAGAATCGGTGGATCATGTTATTCATTTTGTTACGGATATTTTCCGTCTGTGTGCTATAGAAAAAACTGCGATATCTGTTCGTCTAGACAGCATTTTAAGTCCTGTATTAAGCTGTACTATACTATGGTTTTTGAACAGATGGGCAAACAGTTATCTTTTACCTAGAGAAAGTTACGAAGTACCGAGCACCACGTTCTTAGAAGTATTCGGAGAAGGTAGTTCTGGCGCAACATGGGCTATAAACTTTCTTTTAGACAAAATCGAATATAGTATCAATGCTTTCAGAAGCGAGCCTACGATAATGCACGAaactataaaattattaaagagtcTTGTTGTCTCGCAGAAGAA AGCACCAGAAATATTGAAATCCGAACGGTTTAGGCCTATTTGGAATatggcagtgagaggtcaataCGATTTTCCATCGGAAGTGAAAAGAGGTTTAATACAAGTAGTGATCGTGTGTATATTCGCGGATCCAGATTCAAAGAAAGAAGGGGGTTACTGGCCGCAGGCCTTGTTACAACCGCTCCGCGACAGGTGTATACAAATTACCTCGGATGAAAAATTCTTAAAGTCCTATCAGcaagaagaaattaaatttcaaattataGATATTTTAGAACGTTTTATCG gaGTTGCGCAGGGCTGTCAACATGTACTCTCATCGtcgaaaatattaattcaatatATGTTTCCGGTATTAGAGAAACTGCCTAACTTACTCTCTTTGTATCATAATTACCAGCAAATAGTACAGTTAATCTTGGAACTGTTATCCGAATGCTCGAGAGTAACGATTCCTCTTCACCTGTCCgtg ACCGAAGAGTCGCAGATACAccaagtatttttgaatacgaTGAAAAGTTATATACGATACAATAATAACCGATTCGCAATCAATTTAGACGAGGAAGACAATTACCAAGATATACAATTCATTATGGAAATGCTGTACGATCTGTCGCTGAGTGCAACAATGCTCGTAGATGTTTTTTTATGTGGCCTCAATATAATTACACCTATAGTCACTATAAACTTGTTACAATTTCCAATACTATGTTCACT CTACTATAAAATGATAACATCTTTTTGTGCAAATTTCTCTGACAAAGCATGCAGTTTACCCCCCGAATTAATGCGACCAATGTTGGAATCTTTGGAATGGGGTTTGTTCTCGACTATCAACGGAATACCTTGGCTGTGTTGCAATATAATTTCCTATTTAGCGGAACATATATATTCGCACACTCCGAACGACCACCCGCGAAACCAAATGCTCGCGCCATTTTTAAAG TTACTGATGACTGCGCTTTTCACGCAAGAAATCGATGAAGGTTTCATATCGGCAGCACACCACCCCCTTTATCATTTGATAATCTGTTATCAAGAGGAATACAAGCAGCTTGTGCAAAACATTTTAGGCGCTCAGTCGGATCAGCAAATTGTACATAGATTGGCAGATGCCTTTACAAAACTTACCGCAAACCCATACTCGACAAGCGTTAACTACGAAGATACTATCGTCAGTGTGAGATTAATTTTAATGgtgaaataa
- the LOC143214599 gene encoding exportin-4 isoform X1, whose protein sequence is MQDATRTSSQQCSTVVNSQPMNQSAIRAPPNLSTVEQRQSADEVFLNFRKTKSPYQLCRQILETNTNDYILFEAAGLLKIALVEEWSNLPKEDISALRQYLLHYTINKPQLAPYIKGKILQVIAIIIKRNRSNDSGQEQQQFLDQVENLIMTGDLARKVLGCNLISAVLQEYKFDAKTSNIGYSMEIHYAEKVAFERENVKRIFKFCLGILDELIKKDAQDDTLALLKHLLPILETIFTWPIICKMLRYNIFNNMLDDEHVDLRLDESWQDVILPPRVQDLFFTLYWKIRGNPQLAHLARICLVQLGTLDGPIFSSKEMKIEYFSNYTRRFLEFITNIAIIDQEAPGIARIVENLTKFVSKNFTTLPEDMVKAFMEQLCRLTCLYVENSAQEEFLYASECLYSEGLDILFGVWIGISSKDVNFLPNEKGIFDEFCKQSFTRIFTTYVQCHLCPPEGVRNLDEKDLNKKEDENEEDDKDRFKEKLQAIGCFGREILNHSLSLLSHLIKDRTSKLREILNKLVGQVDSLSTLNDTYACKLYEDIHWLLLISGHVLCMESIGEIALIPSEINDYSKEQANQGKVDINVTSQLLVASENVSSDLNVAVESVDHVIHFVTDIFRLCAIEKTAISVRLDSILSPVLSCTILWFLNRWANSYLLPRESYEVPSTTFLEVFGEGSSGATWAINFLLDKIEYSINAFRSEPTIMHETIKLLKSLVVSQKKAPEILKSERFRPIWNMAVRGQYDFPSEVKRGLIQVVIVCIFADPDSKKEGGYWPQALLQPLRDRCIQITSDEKFLKSYQQEEIKFQIIDILERFIGVAQGCQHVLSSSKILIQYMFPVLEKLPNLLSLYHNYQQIVQLILELLSECSRVTIPLHLSVTEESQIHQVFLNTMKSYIRYNNNRFAINLDEEDNYQDIQFIMEMLYDLSLSATMLVDVFLCGLNIITPIVTINLLQFPILCSLYYKMITSFCANFSDKACSLPPELMRPMLESLEWGLFSTINGIPWLCCNIISYLAEHIYSHTPNDHPRNQMLAPFLKLLMTALFTQEIDEGFISAAHHPLYHLIICYQEEYKQLVQNILGAQSDQQIVHRLADAFTKLTANPYSTSVNYEDTIVSVRLILMVK, encoded by the exons ATGcaagatgcaacgagaacgagtAGTCAACAGTGCTCAACAGTAGTCAACAGTCAACCAATGAACCAATCAGCAATCAGG GCACCGCCGAATTTATCTACGGTAGAACAACGACAATCCGCGGACGAagttttcttaaattttcgaaaaactaaATCTCCTTATCAGCTCTGTCGCCAAATTTTAGAAACAAATACAAACGATTATATTCTTTTCGAGGCAGCAGGTCTTTTAAAAATAGCATTGGTAGAAGAATGGTCGAATTTACCCAAGGAAGATATTTCCGCTTTAAGGCAATACCTTTTGCACTATACAATTAATAAACCACAGTTGGCGCCGTATATCAAAGGGAAAATATTGCAAGTTATCGCAATTATAATCAAAAGAAACAGATCCAATGATTCCGGACAAGAACAGCAACAGTTTTTGGACCAAGTCGAAAACCTAATAATGACTGGCGACTTAGCAAGA AAAGTTTTAGGCTGTAATCTTATATCGGCTGTATTGCAAGAATACAAGTTCGATGCTAAAACTTCGAATATTGGTTATTCGATGGAGATTCATTACGCCGAAAAGGTAGCATTTGAAAgagaaaatgtaaaaagaattttCAAGTTCTGTCTTGGAATACTCGACGAGTTGATTAAGAAGGATGCGCAAGATGATACGCTGGCACTTCTCAAACATTTACTTCCAATTTTAGAAACCATATTTACTTGGCCGATAATATGTAAAATGTTACGATATAATAT ATTCAACAATATGCTCGACGACGAGCATGTGGACTTACGGCTGGACGAAAGCTGGCAGGACGTAATATTGCCTCCGCGTGTACAGGATTTATTTTTTACATTGTACTGGAAAATCCGAGGTAATCCACAATTAGCACATTTAGCGAGGATCTGTCTAGTACAGTTAGGGACTCTGGATGGTCCAATATTTTCATCTaaagaaatgaaaatagaataCTTTTCTAATTACACTCGGAGATTTTTGGAGTTTATAACAAATATTGCAATCATTGACCAAGAAGCGCCTGGAATTGCTCGGATTGTCGAAAATTTGACTAAATTTGTTAGTAAAAATTTTACAACTTTACCCGAAGACATGGTAAAAGCGTTTATGGAACAGTTGTGTAGATTAACGTGTCTATACGTGGAAAATTCGGCGCAAGAAGAATTT TTGTATGCAAGCGAGTGTTTATACTCGGAGGGTTTAGACATTTTATTTGGAGTATGGATAGGTATTTCGTCGAAAGATGTGAATTTTTTACCGAACGAAAAAGGGATTTTTGACGAATTTTGCAAACAAAGTTTTACGCGAATATTTACCACGTACGTTCAATGCCATTTGTGTCCACCGGAAGGTGTGAGAAATCTAGACGAGAAAGACCTTAACAAGAAAGAAGATGAAAACGAGGAAGACGATAAAGATAGATTTAAGGAAAAATTGCAAGCGATCG GTTGTTTCGGAAGAGAGATATTAAATCATTCTCTTTCGTTATTGTCGCATTTAATAAAAGACCGTACCTCGAAACTACGTGAAATTCTGAACAAATTAGTGGGACAAGTTGACTCGTTAAGTACATTAAATGATACTTATGCATGTAAATTGTACGAAGATATACACTGGCTGTTACTTATATCGGGTCACGTACTTTGCATGGAATCTATCGGCGAGATTGCTTTAATACCTTCGGAAATAAACGATTACAGTAAGGAACAG GCAAACCAAGGAAAAGTCGATATAAATGTTACGTCGCAACTTTTAGTAGCTTCGGAGAATGTTTCTTCGGATCTGAACGTTGCCGTAGAATCGGTGGATCATGTTATTCATTTTGTTACGGATATTTTCCGTCTGTGTGCTATAGAAAAAACTGCGATATCTGTTCGTCTAGACAGCATTTTAAGTCCTGTATTAAGCTGTACTATACTATGGTTTTTGAACAGATGGGCAAACAGTTATCTTTTACCTAGAGAAAGTTACGAAGTACCGAGCACCACGTTCTTAGAAGTATTCGGAGAAGGTAGTTCTGGCGCAACATGGGCTATAAACTTTCTTTTAGACAAAATCGAATATAGTATCAATGCTTTCAGAAGCGAGCCTACGATAATGCACGAaactataaaattattaaagagtcTTGTTGTCTCGCAGAAGAA AGCACCAGAAATATTGAAATCCGAACGGTTTAGGCCTATTTGGAATatggcagtgagaggtcaataCGATTTTCCATCGGAAGTGAAAAGAGGTTTAATACAAGTAGTGATCGTGTGTATATTCGCGGATCCAGATTCAAAGAAAGAAGGGGGTTACTGGCCGCAGGCCTTGTTACAACCGCTCCGCGACAGGTGTATACAAATTACCTCGGATGAAAAATTCTTAAAGTCCTATCAGcaagaagaaattaaatttcaaattataGATATTTTAGAACGTTTTATCG gaGTTGCGCAGGGCTGTCAACATGTACTCTCATCGtcgaaaatattaattcaatatATGTTTCCGGTATTAGAGAAACTGCCTAACTTACTCTCTTTGTATCATAATTACCAGCAAATAGTACAGTTAATCTTGGAACTGTTATCCGAATGCTCGAGAGTAACGATTCCTCTTCACCTGTCCgtg ACCGAAGAGTCGCAGATACAccaagtatttttgaatacgaTGAAAAGTTATATACGATACAATAATAACCGATTCGCAATCAATTTAGACGAGGAAGACAATTACCAAGATATACAATTCATTATGGAAATGCTGTACGATCTGTCGCTGAGTGCAACAATGCTCGTAGATGTTTTTTTATGTGGCCTCAATATAATTACACCTATAGTCACTATAAACTTGTTACAATTTCCAATACTATGTTCACT CTACTATAAAATGATAACATCTTTTTGTGCAAATTTCTCTGACAAAGCATGCAGTTTACCCCCCGAATTAATGCGACCAATGTTGGAATCTTTGGAATGGGGTTTGTTCTCGACTATCAACGGAATACCTTGGCTGTGTTGCAATATAATTTCCTATTTAGCGGAACATATATATTCGCACACTCCGAACGACCACCCGCGAAACCAAATGCTCGCGCCATTTTTAAAG TTACTGATGACTGCGCTTTTCACGCAAGAAATCGATGAAGGTTTCATATCGGCAGCACACCACCCCCTTTATCATTTGATAATCTGTTATCAAGAGGAATACAAGCAGCTTGTGCAAAACATTTTAGGCGCTCAGTCGGATCAGCAAATTGTACATAGATTGGCAGATGCCTTTACAAAACTTACCGCAAACCCATACTCGACAAGCGTTAACTACGAAGATACTATCGTCAGTGTGAGATTAATTTTAATGgtgaaataa
- the LOC143214599 gene encoding exportin-4 isoform X3 codes for MQDATRTSSQQCSTVVNSQPMNQSAIRAPPNLSTVEQRQSADEVFLNFRKTKSPYQLCRQILETNTNDYILFEAAGLLKIALVEEWSNLPKEDISALRQYLLHYTINKPQLAPYIKGKILQVIAIIIKRNRSNDSGQEQQQFLDQVENLIMTGDLARKVLGCNLISAVLQEYKFDAKTSNIGYSMEIHYAEKVAFERENVKRIFKFCLGILDELIKKDAQDDTLALLKHLLPILETIFTWPIICKMLRYNIFNNMLDDEHVDLRLDESWQDVILPPRVQDLFFTLYWKIRGNPQLAHLARICLVQLGTLDGPIFSSKEMKIEYFSNYTRRFLEFITNIAIIDQEAPGIARIVENLTKFVSKNFTTLPEDMVKAFMEQLCRLTCLYVENSAQEEFLYASECLYSEGLDILFGVWIGISSKDVNFLPNEKGIFDEFCKQSFTRIFTTYVQCHLCPPEGVRNLDEKDLNKKEDENEEDDKDRFKEKLQAIGCFGREILNHSLSLLSHLIKDRTSKLREILNKLVGQVDSLSTLNDTYACKLYEDIHWLLLISGHVLCMESIGEIALIPSEINDYSKEQANQGKVDINVTSQLLVASENVSSDLNVAVESVDHVIHFVTDIFRLCAIEKTAISVRLDSILSPVLSCTILWFLNRWANSYLLPRESYEVPSTTFLEVFGEGSSGATWAINFLLDKIEYSINAFRSEPTIMHETIKLLKSLVVSQKKAPEILKSERFRPIWNMAVRGQYDFPSEVKRGLIQVVIVCIFADPDSKKEGGYWPQALLQPLRDRCIQITSDEKFLKSYQQEEIKFQIIDILERFIGVAQGCQHVLSSSKILIQYMFPVLEKLPNLLSLYHNYQQIVQLILELLSECSRVTIPLHLSVSRFILSDRRVADTPSIFEYDEKLYTIQ; via the exons ATGcaagatgcaacgagaacgagtAGTCAACAGTGCTCAACAGTAGTCAACAGTCAACCAATGAACCAATCAGCAATCAGG GCACCGCCGAATTTATCTACGGTAGAACAACGACAATCCGCGGACGAagttttcttaaattttcgaaaaactaaATCTCCTTATCAGCTCTGTCGCCAAATTTTAGAAACAAATACAAACGATTATATTCTTTTCGAGGCAGCAGGTCTTTTAAAAATAGCATTGGTAGAAGAATGGTCGAATTTACCCAAGGAAGATATTTCCGCTTTAAGGCAATACCTTTTGCACTATACAATTAATAAACCACAGTTGGCGCCGTATATCAAAGGGAAAATATTGCAAGTTATCGCAATTATAATCAAAAGAAACAGATCCAATGATTCCGGACAAGAACAGCAACAGTTTTTGGACCAAGTCGAAAACCTAATAATGACTGGCGACTTAGCAAGA AAAGTTTTAGGCTGTAATCTTATATCGGCTGTATTGCAAGAATACAAGTTCGATGCTAAAACTTCGAATATTGGTTATTCGATGGAGATTCATTACGCCGAAAAGGTAGCATTTGAAAgagaaaatgtaaaaagaattttCAAGTTCTGTCTTGGAATACTCGACGAGTTGATTAAGAAGGATGCGCAAGATGATACGCTGGCACTTCTCAAACATTTACTTCCAATTTTAGAAACCATATTTACTTGGCCGATAATATGTAAAATGTTACGATATAATAT ATTCAACAATATGCTCGACGACGAGCATGTGGACTTACGGCTGGACGAAAGCTGGCAGGACGTAATATTGCCTCCGCGTGTACAGGATTTATTTTTTACATTGTACTGGAAAATCCGAGGTAATCCACAATTAGCACATTTAGCGAGGATCTGTCTAGTACAGTTAGGGACTCTGGATGGTCCAATATTTTCATCTaaagaaatgaaaatagaataCTTTTCTAATTACACTCGGAGATTTTTGGAGTTTATAACAAATATTGCAATCATTGACCAAGAAGCGCCTGGAATTGCTCGGATTGTCGAAAATTTGACTAAATTTGTTAGTAAAAATTTTACAACTTTACCCGAAGACATGGTAAAAGCGTTTATGGAACAGTTGTGTAGATTAACGTGTCTATACGTGGAAAATTCGGCGCAAGAAGAATTT TTGTATGCAAGCGAGTGTTTATACTCGGAGGGTTTAGACATTTTATTTGGAGTATGGATAGGTATTTCGTCGAAAGATGTGAATTTTTTACCGAACGAAAAAGGGATTTTTGACGAATTTTGCAAACAAAGTTTTACGCGAATATTTACCACGTACGTTCAATGCCATTTGTGTCCACCGGAAGGTGTGAGAAATCTAGACGAGAAAGACCTTAACAAGAAAGAAGATGAAAACGAGGAAGACGATAAAGATAGATTTAAGGAAAAATTGCAAGCGATCG GTTGTTTCGGAAGAGAGATATTAAATCATTCTCTTTCGTTATTGTCGCATTTAATAAAAGACCGTACCTCGAAACTACGTGAAATTCTGAACAAATTAGTGGGACAAGTTGACTCGTTAAGTACATTAAATGATACTTATGCATGTAAATTGTACGAAGATATACACTGGCTGTTACTTATATCGGGTCACGTACTTTGCATGGAATCTATCGGCGAGATTGCTTTAATACCTTCGGAAATAAACGATTACAGTAAGGAACAG GCAAACCAAGGAAAAGTCGATATAAATGTTACGTCGCAACTTTTAGTAGCTTCGGAGAATGTTTCTTCGGATCTGAACGTTGCCGTAGAATCGGTGGATCATGTTATTCATTTTGTTACGGATATTTTCCGTCTGTGTGCTATAGAAAAAACTGCGATATCTGTTCGTCTAGACAGCATTTTAAGTCCTGTATTAAGCTGTACTATACTATGGTTTTTGAACAGATGGGCAAACAGTTATCTTTTACCTAGAGAAAGTTACGAAGTACCGAGCACCACGTTCTTAGAAGTATTCGGAGAAGGTAGTTCTGGCGCAACATGGGCTATAAACTTTCTTTTAGACAAAATCGAATATAGTATCAATGCTTTCAGAAGCGAGCCTACGATAATGCACGAaactataaaattattaaagagtcTTGTTGTCTCGCAGAAGAA AGCACCAGAAATATTGAAATCCGAACGGTTTAGGCCTATTTGGAATatggcagtgagaggtcaataCGATTTTCCATCGGAAGTGAAAAGAGGTTTAATACAAGTAGTGATCGTGTGTATATTCGCGGATCCAGATTCAAAGAAAGAAGGGGGTTACTGGCCGCAGGCCTTGTTACAACCGCTCCGCGACAGGTGTATACAAATTACCTCGGATGAAAAATTCTTAAAGTCCTATCAGcaagaagaaattaaatttcaaattataGATATTTTAGAACGTTTTATCG gaGTTGCGCAGGGCTGTCAACATGTACTCTCATCGtcgaaaatattaattcaatatATGTTTCCGGTATTAGAGAAACTGCCTAACTTACTCTCTTTGTATCATAATTACCAGCAAATAGTACAGTTAATCTTGGAACTGTTATCCGAATGCTCGAGAGTAACGATTCCTCTTCACCTGTCCgtg tcACGTTTTATACTTTCAGACCGAAGAGTCGCAGATACAccaagtatttttgaatacgaTGAAAAGTTATATACGATACAATAA